A window of the Methyloprofundus sp. genome harbors these coding sequences:
- a CDS encoding Na+-transporting NADH:ubiquinone oxidoreductase subunit E: MEEYISLFIKAVFIENLALAFFLGMCTFLAVSKKISTAIGLGIAVMVVQVITVPVNNLIYHTLLKEDALAWMGITGVDLSFLALLSCIGMIAALVQILEMVLDKFFPALYHALGVFLPLITVNCAILGGSLFMIERDYDFTQSVVYGVGSGFGWMLAITVMAGVREKLKYSDIPKGLEGLGITFISAGLMSLGFMAFSGIQL, translated from the coding sequence ATGGAAGAATATATTAGTTTATTTATAAAAGCGGTTTTCATTGAGAATTTAGCCTTAGCGTTCTTTTTAGGGATGTGTACCTTCCTAGCGGTGTCGAAGAAAATTTCGACAGCAATAGGCTTAGGTATTGCGGTGATGGTTGTACAGGTTATTACTGTTCCTGTGAATAACCTTATCTATCACACATTACTTAAAGAAGATGCATTAGCATGGATGGGCATTACTGGTGTTGATCTTAGTTTTTTAGCGTTATTAAGCTGTATTGGTATGATTGCAGCCTTGGTACAAATATTGGAAATGGTTTTAGATAAATTTTTCCCTGCTTTGTATCATGCGTTGGGCGTATTTTTACCATTAATCACAGTAAACTGTGCGATTTTGGGTGGTAGTTTGTTCATGATTGAGCGTGATTATGACTTTACCCAAAGTGTCGTTTACGGTGTAGGTAGTGGTTTTGGTTGGATGTTGGCTATTACAGTGATGGCGGGTGTTCGTGAAAAACTAAAATACAGTGATATTCCAAAAGGTCTAGAAGGTCTTGGAATTACATTTATTAGCGCGGGTCTGATGTCACTTGGCTTCATGGCTTTCTCTGGAATTCAACTTTAA
- a CDS encoding Na+-transporting NADH:ubiquinone oxidoreductase subunit D yields the protein MTDTKKVLTDPLVNNNPITLQVLGICSALAVTSQMSTSLIMAVALTAVTACSSAAISAIRNHIPGSIRIIVQMTIIASLVIIVDQILKAFVYDISKQLSVFVGLIITNCIVMGRAEAYAMKNPPMASFIDGIGNGLGYSLILVIVAFFRELFGSGTLLGIEIFPLIKNGGWYEPNGMMLLPPSAFFIIGVIIWVFRQWKPDQNEAADFKIMDISHGEGGHH from the coding sequence ATGACTGATACAAAAAAAGTATTGACCGATCCGTTGGTCAATAATAACCCGATTACTTTACAAGTATTGGGTATCTGTTCGGCACTAGCGGTAACTTCGCAAATGTCGACTTCGTTGATTATGGCGGTTGCTTTAACAGCAGTAACTGCTTGTTCAAGTGCTGCAATTAGTGCAATTCGTAATCATATTCCTGGCAGTATTCGTATCATTGTACAAATGACGATTATTGCTTCATTGGTTATTATTGTTGATCAAATCTTAAAAGCCTTTGTTTATGATATTAGTAAACAATTATCGGTTTTTGTAGGTTTGATTATCACTAACTGTATTGTAATGGGGCGTGCTGAAGCTTATGCCATGAAGAACCCGCCAATGGCGAGTTTTATTGATGGTATCGGTAATGGTTTAGGGTATAGTTTGATTTTGGTGATTGTTGCCTTTTTTAGAGAGCTTTTTGGTTCTGGTACATTACTGGGTATAGAAATCTTTCCATTAATCAAAAATGGTGGTTGGTACGAGCCTAATGGCATGATGCTATTACCACCGAGTGCTTTCTTTATTATTGGCGTGATTATTTGGGTATTCCGTCAATGGAAGCCTGATCAAAATGAAGCCGCTGATTTTAAAATTATGGATATTTCTCATGGTGAAGGAGGACATCACTAA
- a CDS encoding Na+-transporting NADH:ubiquinone oxidoreductase subunit F, producing the protein MLEIALGIIIFTVIVIALVFVIIGAKSKLVASGDVEILINDEKKIHVPVGGKLLTALADNGLFVPSACGGGGTCAQCKVKIHSGGGEILPTELGHITKREAAEGERLACQVAIKHDMNLEVEDSVFGVKKWECTVKSNNNVATFIKELVLTLPDGEEINYEAGGYIQIECPPHIAKYSDFDIEEEFREDWDKYDLWRYVSDVKEDTLRAYSMASYPEEKEIMLNVRIATPPPGAPDSVPPGIMSSYIFDLKPGDKCIVSGPYGEFYAKKTDAEMVFIGGGAGMAPMRSHLFNQLRTLKTNRKVTFWYGARSKREMFYVEDLDMLAKENDNFEWHVGLSDPLPEDNWEGYTGFIHNILLEEFIKNHPAPEDCEFYMCGPPMMNSAVINMLIENGVEPENIMLDDFGG; encoded by the coding sequence ATGCTAGAGATTGCATTAGGAATTATTATTTTCACGGTTATCGTGATTGCACTGGTGTTTGTCATCATCGGGGCAAAGAGTAAATTAGTTGCCTCTGGAGATGTTGAAATTCTTATCAATGATGAGAAAAAGATACATGTACCAGTGGGTGGTAAGTTATTAACTGCATTAGCCGATAATGGCTTATTTGTACCTTCAGCCTGTGGTGGTGGTGGTACATGTGCACAATGTAAAGTAAAGATCCATTCTGGTGGTGGTGAAATTCTACCCACTGAATTAGGTCATATTACTAAACGTGAAGCAGCTGAAGGTGAGCGTCTAGCTTGTCAGGTTGCGATTAAACACGACATGAACCTAGAAGTCGAAGACAGTGTTTTCGGTGTTAAAAAATGGGAATGTACGGTTAAATCGAACAACAACGTAGCAACATTCATTAAAGAGTTAGTGCTAACTTTGCCTGATGGTGAAGAAATTAACTATGAAGCAGGTGGGTATATTCAAATTGAATGTCCTCCACATATTGCTAAATATTCTGACTTTGATATTGAAGAAGAGTTTCGTGAGGATTGGGATAAATACGACTTATGGCGTTATGTTTCCGATGTGAAAGAAGATACATTGCGTGCTTACTCAATGGCTTCTTATCCTGAAGAAAAAGAAATCATGTTGAATGTACGTATTGCAACACCTCCTCCAGGAGCACCTGATTCAGTACCACCAGGGATTATGTCATCGTATATCTTTGACTTAAAACCAGGTGATAAATGTATCGTTTCAGGGCCATATGGTGAGTTCTATGCGAAAAAGACTGATGCAGAAATGGTCTTTATCGGTGGTGGAGCGGGTATGGCACCAATGCGTTCACATTTGTTCAACCAGTTACGTACTTTGAAAACTAATCGTAAGGTTACTTTTTGGTATGGAGCGCGTAGCAAACGCGAAATGTTCTATGTAGAAGATCTCGATATGCTAGCTAAAGAAAATGACAACTTTGAGTGGCATGTTGGTTTGTCTGATCCGTTGCCAGAAGATAATTGGGAAGGTTATACAGGTTTTATTCATAATATCTTGTTGGAAGAGTTTATTAAAAACCATCCAGCACCAGAAGATTGTGAATTCTACATGTGTGGGCCTCCTATGATGAACTCTGCAGTGATTAACATGTTGATTGAAAATGGCGTAGAGCCAGAAAACATCATGTTGGATGACTTCGGTGGTTAA